In Acidobacteriota bacterium, a genomic segment contains:
- a CDS encoding c-type cytochrome: protein MRSSRVVRFGVFGFALFAALSFIFIGDKGSRAQTNGTAVATPTPAFDQAAAIARIREQVKGREQEPSENVFKNIQFLKGIPAGRIPMIMQMGYSRSLGVDCTHCHVPDKWEVDEKPQKQIAREMAAMVNSINNEKLKAIKNLRSENPTINCTTCHRGQLKPALNFGAN from the coding sequence ATGCGATCGTCGCGTGTTGTAAGGTTCGGCGTGTTCGGTTTCGCTCTCTTTGCTGCCCTCAGTTTCATATTCATTGGCGATAAAGGCAGCAGAGCACAAACAAACGGGACGGCGGTAGCCACGCCGACGCCCGCGTTCGATCAGGCGGCAGCCATCGCTCGTATTCGAGAACAGGTCAAAGGCCGTGAGCAAGAACCCTCCGAAAACGTTTTTAAGAACATTCAGTTCCTCAAAGGCATCCCTGCGGGCCGCATCCCAATGATAATGCAGATGGGCTATTCGCGATCGCTTGGAGTCGACTGCACGCACTGCCACGTACCCGACAAATGGGAAGTGGACGAGAAGCCTCAGAAACAGATCGCCCGCGAGATGGCCGCGATGGTGAACAGCATCAACAACGAGAAGCTTAAGGCGATCAAGAACCTCCGCAGCGAGAATCCGACGATCAATTGCACCACCTGCCACCGGGGTCAGCTTAAGCCGGCATTGAATTTTGGAGCTAACTGA
- a CDS encoding PD40 domain-containing protein: MLRYLVSLILVGGFVAANAAAQGGPTVSFGHVVWSPDGKMIAFTRMEVSNTTPRTMVADIYVSRADGGQLRRLTGANGNESFPSFSPDGKTIFFGSGAPRSREQEIFSVGVKDGGLRLVARAPGRDGAPVVSPDGKKIVFNSERDGGLPQIYVMNIDGSNPTRLTEDDKVAFYNPVWSPDGRRIVYYREIRDNKDQIWSMNADGSDKKLLTNNIGHNFYPSWSANGRRVIFTRMTGEEQEIFSMNADGSDLKPLDIKGFFARESPDGKKIAFIRGSQGRMGLYLKDLRSGKEIELFK; this comes from the coding sequence ATGTTGAGATATCTTGTTTCGCTCATACTCGTCGGCGGTTTCGTCGCGGCGAATGCCGCAGCTCAAGGTGGTCCGACCGTTTCTTTTGGGCACGTCGTTTGGTCGCCGGATGGCAAGATGATCGCGTTTACCCGGATGGAGGTATCGAACACTACTCCGCGAACGATGGTCGCGGACATTTACGTATCCCGTGCCGATGGCGGCCAACTTCGCAGGTTGACCGGAGCGAACGGGAATGAGTCGTTCCCCAGCTTCTCGCCCGATGGCAAAACCATCTTTTTCGGCAGCGGTGCTCCTCGCAGCCGCGAACAGGAGATCTTCTCGGTCGGCGTTAAGGACGGCGGACTGCGGCTTGTTGCGAGAGCACCGGGACGCGACGGTGCCCCGGTCGTTTCTCCGGACGGCAAGAAGATCGTCTTCAATTCCGAGCGTGACGGCGGGTTGCCGCAGATCTACGTAATGAACATCGACGGTTCCAACCCCACACGATTGACCGAGGATGACAAGGTTGCCTTCTACAATCCGGTTTGGTCGCCGGATGGCCGGCGGATCGTTTATTATCGTGAAATTCGTGATAACAAAGATCAGATCTGGTCGATGAATGCCGATGGTAGCGACAAGAAGTTGCTGACAAATAACATCGGCCATAATTTTTACCCATCGTGGAGTGCGAACGGAAGGCGGGTGATCTTTACCAGAATGACTGGTGAGGAGCAGGAGATCTTCTCGATGAACGCCGATGGTTCCGACCTCAAACCGCTGGACATTAAGGGCTTCTTTGCCCGAGAGTCGCCGGACGGAAAGAAGATCGCGTTCATTCGAGGCTCTCAGGGGCGGATGGGACTTTATCTGAAGGACCTCCGGTCCGGCAAAGAGATCGAACTTTTCAAGTGA
- the prmC gene encoding peptide chain release factor N(5)-glutamine methyltransferase, with amino-acid sequence MNIADAINSATEKLHAAGTPEPARDTKVLLAETLGREKTFLIAYPEFELPAEDAERFALVIERRAGREPLQHILGRQEFYGRDFRVSRDVLIPRPETEALVELAVEYLAAVPEPRFLDIGTGSGCIAISIAAEVPAANGVATDISPKALDIARENADKHGVADRIQFIEASLFGPAGDEEFELIAANPPYISEVEHRGLEPEVRDFEPRAALTDEGDGLAIIRAIIKGSPRYLKPGGKLLIEIGSGQSGAVAAMIDHSIWQASNIHKDLQGIPRVLEADKRADESQEL; translated from the coding sequence ATGAACATTGCTGACGCGATAAATTCTGCTACCGAAAAACTGCATGCCGCGGGGACGCCCGAACCTGCCCGCGACACCAAGGTCCTGCTCGCGGAAACGCTCGGGCGAGAGAAGACGTTCCTGATCGCCTATCCCGAATTTGAGCTTCCGGCGGAAGATGCGGAGCGGTTTGCCCTTGTGATCGAACGCCGGGCCGGCCGCGAGCCGCTTCAGCATATTCTCGGGCGGCAGGAGTTTTACGGCCGCGATTTCCGCGTCTCGCGCGACGTTCTCATCCCGCGGCCTGAGACCGAAGCTCTTGTCGAACTCGCGGTAGAGTACCTCGCCGCCGTTCCCGAGCCCCGGTTTCTCGATATTGGCACAGGTTCCGGTTGCATCGCCATTTCCATCGCGGCCGAGGTTCCCGCGGCAAACGGAGTTGCGACCGACATCTCGCCAAAGGCTCTCGATATCGCACGCGAAAATGCCGATAAGCACGGCGTTGCTGATCGAATTCAGTTCATCGAGGCAAGCCTTTTCGGACCGGCCGGCGACGAAGAATTCGAGCTTATCGCGGCCAATCCGCCATATATTTCCGAGGTCGAACATCGCGGCCTTGAGCCCGAGGTTCGCGACTTCGAACCGCGAGCTGCGCTCACCGATGAAGGCGATGGGCTTGCCATCATTCGTGCGATCATCAAGGGCTCGCCGCGGTACTTGAAACCGGGCGGAAAGCTCCTTATAGAGATCGGGTCTGGGCAATCGGGGGCCGTCGCGGCGATGATCGATCACTCGATTTGGCAGGCCTCGAACATTCACAAAGACCTTCAAGGCATTCCACGCGTTCTTGAAGCGGACAAGCGAGCAGACGAAAGCCAAGAACTGTAA
- a CDS encoding beta-lactamase family protein — translation MRANFIRYSFAALSILLAAAILVGAQGSTSGANGRDIKQAIQSKLDEWHAAGKFPGATFGAVLADGTSFGLAVGVSDHETKRRMRPDDRMPAGSTGKTFAAAMAMQLVKDGKIGLDDKIEKFFGKEPWFSRISNAKDITIRQLMNHTSGLVRYEFKKEFTDFLTANPYKVWTPEDRLAYLFDAPAPFDAGKGWDYSDTNYIVLGMILERVTGREFYSEAKRRFIKPLKLTNTIPQDGPKLRNVVQGYAGPNNPFGGRDRMIENGKFIVNPQLEWTGGGWASTGEDLARWAKMMYEGRAFDASLVPIMVDGVPAKLGPNVKYGLGAIIRPTPAGLTYGHSGFFPGYMTDMMYFPEHKIAIAVQVNTSVPQDLGKPMGRVLVEIVELVKKP, via the coding sequence ATGCGAGCGAATTTCATAAGATACTCTTTTGCCGCCCTCTCGATACTTCTGGCCGCGGCTATCTTGGTCGGCGCACAGGGATCGACCTCGGGGGCGAACGGCCGCGACATTAAGCAGGCGATTCAGTCGAAGCTTGATGAGTGGCACGCCGCGGGTAAGTTTCCCGGAGCTACGTTCGGCGCAGTTCTCGCGGACGGCACTTCGTTTGGACTCGCCGTCGGCGTCTCGGACCACGAGACGAAGCGGCGGATGCGCCCCGACGACCGAATGCCGGCGGGCAGCACCGGCAAGACGTTCGCGGCGGCTATGGCGATGCAATTGGTGAAGGACGGCAAGATAGGCCTCGACGACAAGATCGAAAAGTTCTTTGGAAAGGAGCCATGGTTTTCGAGGATCTCGAACGCGAAGGACATTACCATTCGTCAATTGATGAACCACACGAGCGGCCTCGTTCGCTACGAGTTTAAGAAGGAGTTCACCGATTTTCTCACGGCTAATCCGTACAAAGTGTGGACGCCGGAAGACCGGCTTGCGTACCTTTTTGACGCTCCTGCTCCGTTCGACGCCGGGAAGGGATGGGATTATTCGGACACGAACTACATCGTGCTCGGGATGATCCTTGAACGGGTGACCGGCCGAGAATTTTACAGCGAGGCGAAACGCCGATTCATCAAACCGCTCAAGCTCACGAACACTATTCCGCAGGACGGGCCGAAGCTCAGGAACGTCGTGCAGGGCTATGCCGGCCCGAACAATCCCTTTGGCGGTCGCGACCGAATGATCGAGAACGGCAAGTTCATCGTCAACCCGCAGCTTGAGTGGACCGGCGGCGGCTGGGCTTCGACCGGCGAGGACCTCGCCCGCTGGGCAAAGATGATGTATGAGGGAAGAGCCTTCGACGCATCGCTCGTGCCGATAATGGTCGATGGGGTCCCGGCAAAGCTCGGGCCGAATGTAAAGTATGGCCTCGGGGCGATCATTCGGCCGACGCCCGCTGGGCTCACCTACGGCCACAGCGGCTTCTTTCCCGGCTACATGACCGACATGATGTACTTCCCCGAGCACAAGATCGCCATCGCCGTTCAGGTAAATACGAGTGTGCCGCAGGACCTCGGCAAGCCGATGGGAAGGGTTCTTGTTGAGATCGTCGAATTGGTTAAGAAGCCGTAA
- a CDS encoding IS3 family transposase, producing the protein MRKVVESGRGRSLGEACRLLGYTRQAYYKGKRRVEKRAFEAEIVLQEVGRLRKEQKRIGVRKLHHMMSGFAREHSVEIGRDALYDLLREHSMLVRKRRRRSPRTTFSGLWMKSFPNLAKGFEPTRCNQLWVSDITYIRVREGFAYLSLITDAYSRKIVGYCLSEDLTARGPAAALRMALRDNPEREGLIHHSDRGLQYYSSRYMKLIGKRIRISMSEKSDPLENAIAERVNGILKQELLRTSFKSFSEAARQIDQAVNTYNHLRPHLSIDMLTPAEAHARTGELKKRWKKYYPAKLFTLRPRPESETQNQYKEIPVNLLQDQHKTGNLYQVYHQNVSTFSRTTHAVRDVRDVSGVHDVFGVHGVFANARCPQKNKTRRNGEFGMLTSAGKPLADPSVSLVSVVSDVSFLSFVSIVSERYAPL; encoded by the coding sequence GTGAGGAAAGTGGTAGAGAGCGGCAGGGGAAGAAGCCTGGGAGAGGCCTGCCGGCTGCTTGGCTATACGAGACAGGCATATTACAAGGGGAAACGGCGAGTGGAGAAGAGGGCGTTCGAAGCCGAGATCGTGCTGCAGGAGGTAGGAAGGCTGAGAAAGGAGCAAAAGCGGATCGGTGTAAGAAAGCTGCATCACATGATGAGCGGGTTTGCCCGCGAGCACTCGGTAGAGATCGGCCGCGACGCTTTGTACGACCTCTTGCGGGAGCATTCGATGCTGGTCCGAAAGAGAAGGAGGCGAAGTCCGAGGACAACGTTTTCGGGCCTCTGGATGAAGAGCTTCCCGAATCTTGCGAAGGGCTTCGAGCCGACCCGCTGCAATCAATTGTGGGTCAGCGATATCACTTATATCAGGGTCCGGGAAGGGTTTGCTTATCTGAGCCTGATCACGGACGCCTACTCGCGAAAGATAGTCGGCTACTGCCTCAGCGAGGACCTGACAGCCAGAGGGCCGGCGGCGGCACTGCGGATGGCCCTCAGGGACAATCCGGAACGCGAAGGCTTGATACACCACTCGGACCGTGGGCTGCAATACTACAGCTCGCGGTACATGAAGCTGATCGGGAAACGGATCCGTATCTCGATGAGCGAAAAGAGCGACCCGCTGGAGAACGCCATCGCCGAACGCGTCAACGGCATTCTCAAACAGGAACTGCTCCGGACAAGCTTCAAAAGCTTCTCCGAGGCGGCCCGGCAGATCGATCAGGCGGTCAATACCTACAACCACCTGAGGCCGCATCTGTCGATCGATATGCTCACCCCGGCCGAGGCCCACGCCAGGACCGGCGAGCTCAAGAAGCGCTGGAAGAAATACTATCCGGCCAAACTTTTCACTCTCAGGCCTCGGCCTGAGAGTGAAACTCAAAACCAATATAAGGAGATACCCGTAAACCTTCTTCAGGACCAACACAAAACAGGAAACCTATACCAGGTTTACCACCAAAATGTGTCAACTTTTTCTAGGACGACACACGCCGTTCGCGATGTTCGCGATGTTTCCGGCGTTCACGATGTTTTCGGTGTTCACGGTGTTTTCGCAAACGCGCGATGCCCTCAAAAAAACAAAACAAGACGAAATGGGGAATTCGGAATGCTCACTTCGGCCGGGAAACCCCTCGCCGACCCGAGCGTTTCACTTGTTTCAGTCGTTTCAGACGTTTCGTTTCTTTCATTCGTTTCAATCGTTTCAGAAAGATATGCCCCTCTTTAA
- a CDS encoding helix-turn-helix domain-containing protein — MKQDEEMRREAVERYGRGGVSMRELARIYRVSVSTVHRWIRGREAGGGSATGSSAGSGHGSGSAEVRRLRKELEEARLYNELLNAMIDIAEDRFEVPIRKKPGAKR; from the coding sequence ATGAAACAAGACGAAGAGATGAGGAGAGAGGCAGTTGAGAGGTACGGGAGAGGCGGTGTGTCGATGCGGGAACTGGCGCGGATATACCGGGTTTCGGTGTCGACTGTACATAGATGGATAAGGGGTCGTGAGGCCGGGGGCGGTTCGGCGACGGGGTCGTCTGCCGGGTCTGGGCATGGGTCGGGGTCGGCGGAGGTGAGGCGGCTGCGGAAGGAGCTTGAGGAGGCCCGGCTATACAACGAGTTGTTGAATGCGATGATCGACATCGCGGAAGATCGATTTGAGGTACCGATCAGAAAAAAACCTGGGGCCAAGCGGTGA
- a CDS encoding amidohydrolase: protein MKRMLTLLVCIAAFSHAVPANDMSREIDAAAAKLMPKVTEWRRHLHQNPELGNREFKTAKYVEEHLRRLGMEVRTGVAKTGVVGILKGSQPGPVIGLRADMDALPVTERNDLPYRSRATGEYNGQTVGVMHACGHDTHVAMLMGAAEVLAGMRDKIKGTVVFIFQPAEEGPPAGEEGGAELMVKEGVMDNPKIDAIFGIHINSQTPVGTIKYKPGSIMAASDWFEIKVRGKQTHGAYPWSGIDPIAVATQIYTGLQMIVARQSNLPKAPVVITVGRINGGVRENIIPEDLVMAGTIRTLDSMMQNDVHERIRRTATSIAESMGATVEVKIDRKAPVTYNTPELVEMMLPSLHKAAGRENVVLGEWVTGAEDFSFFHVNTPAFYFTVGGMPAGKDPKDAAPHHTPDFIIDDSRLDVGVKAFANIVFDFKK, encoded by the coding sequence ATGAAAAGAATGCTGACCTTGTTGGTTTGTATTGCGGCATTTTCGCACGCCGTTCCGGCCAACGATATGAGCCGCGAGATCGATGCCGCGGCGGCGAAACTGATGCCGAAGGTTACCGAGTGGCGTCGGCATCTGCACCAGAACCCCGAGCTCGGCAATCGCGAGTTCAAGACGGCGAAGTACGTTGAGGAACATCTGCGGCGGCTGGGCATGGAGGTCCGCACCGGCGTTGCGAAGACGGGCGTTGTCGGCATTCTCAAGGGCTCGCAGCCCGGGCCGGTGATCGGCCTTCGTGCGGATATGGACGCGCTTCCGGTGACCGAACGCAACGATCTGCCGTACCGCTCGCGGGCGACCGGTGAATACAACGGGCAGACGGTCGGTGTTATGCATGCCTGCGGCCATGACACGCACGTCGCGATGCTGATGGGAGCCGCCGAGGTGCTCGCCGGGATGCGCGACAAGATCAAGGGTACGGTTGTATTCATCTTTCAGCCCGCCGAGGAAGGCCCGCCCGCCGGTGAAGAGGGCGGCGCCGAGCTGATGGTGAAAGAGGGTGTGATGGACAACCCGAAGATCGACGCGATCTTTGGCATCCACATCAATTCGCAGACGCCGGTCGGGACGATCAAGTACAAGCCGGGCTCGATCATGGCCGCCAGCGACTGGTTCGAGATCAAGGTCCGCGGCAAGCAGACCCACGGAGCTTACCCTTGGTCCGGCATCGACCCGATCGCCGTCGCAACGCAGATCTACACAGGGTTGCAGATGATCGTCGCCCGGCAATCGAACCTGCCGAAGGCACCGGTCGTCATCACCGTCGGCCGCATCAATGGCGGCGTCCGCGAGAACATAATTCCCGAAGACCTCGTCATGGCCGGCACCATTCGCACGCTCGACAGCATGATGCAAAATGATGTGCACGAACGCATCCGCCGAACGGCGACCAGCATCGCCGAAAGCATGGGAGCAACGGTCGAGGTCAAGATCGACCGCAAGGCACCGGTCACCTACAACACGCCTGAGCTGGTCGAGATGATGCTGCCCTCGCTCCACAAAGCCGCCGGCCGCGAGAACGTCGTGCTCGGCGAGTGGGTCACGGGAGCCGAGGATTTTTCGTTTTTTCACGTTAACACTCCGGCCTTTTATTTCACCGTCGGCGGAATGCCGGCCGGCAAGGATCCGAAGGACGCCGCTCCGCACCACACGCCGGACTTCATCATCGACGACAGCCGGCTCGACGTCGGCGTTAAGGCATTTGCCAATATCGTCTTTGATTTCAAGAAGTAG
- a CDS encoding NifU family protein, with protein sequence MPKIADIQETPNPNAVKFILKEPVSYGTSHSFKNAEVAKDDQFAASIFEVGNVVSVFYMDKMVTVEKTDDAEWDEILPELAVPIRAAEPVANGSGNGSAAKAVGGAIAAALDDDPVIREIDALLDDRIRPYLASDGGWLEIIGLEESTLKIRYQGACGSCPSSLTGTLMAIENMIREEIDPNIDVVAV encoded by the coding sequence ATGCCAAAGATCGCCGACATACAGGAAACACCGAACCCAAACGCCGTAAAGTTCATTTTGAAGGAACCGGTCTCATACGGCACTTCGCATTCGTTCAAGAATGCCGAAGTGGCCAAGGACGACCAGTTTGCCGCCTCCATTTTCGAGGTCGGCAACGTCGTCTCGGTCTTCTACATGGACAAGATGGTGACCGTCGAAAAGACCGACGATGCCGAGTGGGACGAAATTCTTCCGGAGCTCGCGGTTCCGATCCGTGCGGCCGAACCGGTCGCGAATGGGAGCGGAAACGGCAGTGCCGCCAAGGCAGTTGGCGGTGCGATCGCGGCTGCGCTTGACGACGATCCGGTGATCCGTGAGATCGACGCGCTGCTTGATGACCGCATTCGGCCCTATCTTGCAAGCGATGGCGGCTGGCTTGAGATCATAGGGCTTGAGGAATCAACCCTCAAGATCCGCTATCAGGGAGCCTGCGGAAGCTGCCCGAGTTCGCTGACCGGCACGCTTATGGCGATCGAGAATATGATCCGCGAAGAGATCGACCCGAACATCGATGTTGTCGCCGTTTAG